The following are encoded together in the Humulus lupulus chromosome 5, drHumLupu1.1, whole genome shotgun sequence genome:
- the LOC133780200 gene encoding scarecrow-like protein 6: protein MDYYCLRHQLGIENNDKSIYNKEERKDGSFGFNFFTSELNQTSLFDLLGEKRRKRVLEIAGFCIDLARKEEEPNPTYVLHMRRSPSPPTSAASTLSSSFGGGGGGDTDNNTGGVATTLPPEPPLAPTATAASRKDEWASELQPIAAGLEAVTGVGGSVLSERCGLVVGLEDWENMLSETAASSPGQDHSLLRWIAGDMEDPSSFGLKQLLQGGNNLLEFDGNAGGLGIVDQGPGFDHIGGVSGSLMAGINPSLAFSGSGFMNNDGNNGGGGKIGSIGLTSSSGVVTNCNMQNPIYSNSGNGLPLPVSLPHGMIYQPPQHQHYDGSDEKPQILNPQSLMNQQQQATTQFYSQNPNFFLPLEQHQLHHPQPKRHNSGGVDPTSQIPKVSPFCDPGHEHLLRKHQHQQQQQQYHLGFPQGMQFLPQQKPLMQKVMVGSGDEMTAHNHNNHHQQQQQQQHQQLQQHQHALLDQLYKAAELIGSGNFSHAQGILARLNHQLSPVGKPLHRAAFYFKEALNLLILNNNNNSLNNTIPSRCPSPFDVIFKMGAYKVFSEVSPLIQFVNFTSNQALLEALDNADRIHIVDFDIGFGAQWASFMHELPVRNRGPPSLKITAFASPSTHHPVELALMRDNLAQFANEIGVAFELEVVNFDSLEQTSYSMPFFRAEGEVVAVNFPIWSASNQPAALPNLLRFVKQLSPKIVVSLDRGCDRSDLPFPQHILQALHSYINLLESLDAVNVASDAVNKIEKFLLQPKIESAVLGRLRAPDKMPLWKTLFASAGYTPVTFSNFTETQAECVAKRTPVRGFHVEKRQASLSLCWQRRELISVSAWRC, encoded by the exons ATGGACTACTACTGCTTACGCCACCAACTGGGAATAGAAAATAATGATAAAAGCATATACAATAAGGAAGAGAGAAAAGATGGGTCTTTTGGTTTTAACTTTTTTACCTCTGAGTTGAACCAGACAA GTTTGTTTGATCTGTTGGgtgagaagagaaggaaaagggtATTAGAAATTGCAGGGTTTTGTATCGATTTGGCGAGAAAGGAAGAGGAACCGAACCCCACTTATGTTCTTCACATGAGAAGAAGCCCGAGCCCTCCCACATCGGCGGCATCGACTCTCTCTTCGTCTTTCGGTGGTGGGGGAGGCGGCGACACAGACAACAACACGGGAGGTGTGGCGACCACGCTCCCGCCTGAGCCACCGCTTGCGCCCACTGCTACTGCTGCTTCGCGCAAAGACGAGTGGGCATCAGAGCTTCAGCCAATTGCAGCTGGACTAGAAGCTGTGACTGGGGTTGGGGGTTCAGTATTAAGCGAAAGATGTGGGCTTGTTGTTGGGTTGGAGGATTGGGAGAACATGTTGTCCGAAACGGCGGCGTCGTCTCCGGGCCAAGACCACTCGCTTCTCAGGTGGATCGCGGGGGACATGGAGGACCCTTCTTCTTTCGGCCTCAAGCAGCTGTTGCAGGGTGGGAACAATCTTCTCGAGTTTGATGGCAATGCCGGTGGCTTGGGAATCGTCGATCAAGGTCCCGGCTTTGATCACATCGGCGGTGTTAGTGGCAGTCTTATGGCTGGGATTAATCCAAGTTTAGCCTTTTCTGGGTCTGGGTTTATGAACAACGACGGCAACAATGGTGGTGGTGGGAAGATTGGTTCAATTGGGCTGACCAGTTCTTCTGGAGTTGTTACAAACTGCAATATGCAAAACCCCATTTACTCAAATTCTGGCAACGGTCTTCCTCTTCCAGTTTCTTTGCCTCATGGAATGATTTATCAGCCACCGCAGCATCAGCACTACGATGGCTCAGATGAGAAGCCGCAGATTCTGAATCCACAGTCGTTAATGAACCAACAGCAGCAGGCCACTACTCAGTTCTACTCTCAAAATCCAAACTTTTTTCTGCCACTAGAACAGCACCAGCTTCATCATCCCCAACCCAAGCGCCACAACTCGGGCGGTGTAGACCCAACATCTCAGATCCCAAAAGTCTCTCCTTTTTGCGACCCAGGCCACGAGCATCTGCTCAGGAAGCATCagcatcagcagcaacaacaacaatatCATCTGGGTTTTCCTCAGGGTATGCAGTTTCTTCCTCAGCAGAAGCCATTGATGCAGAAGGTCATGGTTGGGTCCGGTGATGAAATGACCGCACACAACCACAACAACCACCatcagcagcaacagcaacagcaacatcaacAGCTTCAACAACATCAACATGCTTTGCTCGACCAGCTCTACAAGGCCGCCGAGTTGATAGGGTCTGGGAATTTCTCACACGCGCAAGGGATATTGGCGCGGCTCAATCACCAGCTCTCCCCCGTAGGAAAGCCCCTCCACAGGGCTGCTTTCTACTTCAAGGAGGCTCTGAATTTGCTCATCttgaacaacaacaacaactcaCTCAATAATACCATTCCTTCTAGGTGCCCATCACCCTTTGATGTCATCTTCAAGATGGGAGCATACAAGGTTTTCTCCGAAGTCTCCCCTCTTATACAGTTCGTCAACTTCACTTCCAACCAAGCACTCCTCGAAGCCCTCGACAACGCTGATCGGATTCACATTGTTGATTTCGATATAGGTTTTGGTGCTCAGTGGGCTTCTTTTATGCATGAGCTTCCGGTGAGGAACAGAGGCCCTCCCTCGTTGAAAATTACTGCCTTTGCCTCACCGTCCACACACCACCCCGTTGAGCTCGCACTCATGCGTGACAATCTAGCTCAATTCGCCAACGAGATTGGTGTGGCTTTCGAGCTGGAAGTTGTCAACTTTGATTCTCTCGAACAAACGTCTTACTCAATGCCATTCTTTCGAGCCGAGGGCGAGGTTGTTGCAGTGAACTTCCCCATTTGGTCTGCCTCAAACCAACCAGCAGCATTGCCTAATCTCCTCCGCTTTGTTAAGCAACTCTCGCCCAAGATTGTGGTGTCATTGGACCGAGGCTGCGACAGGAGCGACCTTCCATTCCCCCAACACATCCTGCAGGCCCTCCATTCCTACATAAACCTCCTGGAGTCATTGGACGCGGTTAATGTGGCCTCAGACGCAGTTAACAAGATTGAGAAGTTCTTGCTGCAGCCGAAAATTGAGAGCGCTGTTCTGGGGCGTCTACGAGCTCCCGACAAGATGCCCCTTTGGAAGACACTGTTTGCCTCGGCTGGCTACACGCCTGTGACTTTTAGTAACTTCACCGAGACGCAGGCCGAATGTGTGGCGAAAAGAACACCTGTTAGGGGATTTCATGTCGAGAAGCGCCAAGCTTCGCTTTCGCTGTGCTGGCAGCGTAGGGAGCTGATCTCGGTTTCGGCTTGGAGGTGCTGA
- the LOC133778727 gene encoding autophagy-related protein 8f: MAKSYFKQEHDLDKRRAEAARIREKYPDRIPVIVEKAERSDIPNIDKKKYLVPADLTVGQFVYVIRKRIKLSAEKAIFIFVDNVLPPTGAIMSAIYEEKKDEDGFLYVTYSGENTFGF, encoded by the exons ATGGCGAAGAGCTACTTCAAGCAAGAGCATGATCTTG ATAAGAGACGTGCAGAGGCTGCTAGGATTAGAGAGAAATACCCTGATAGGATTCCG GTGATTGTGGAGAAAGCAGAGAGAAGTGATATTCCAAATATTGATAAGAAAAA GTACCTTGTCCCAGCTGACCTAACCGTGGGGCAATTTGTTTATGTGATCCGCAAAAGGATTAAACTAAGTGCAGAAAAGGCAATCTTTATTTTTGTGGACAACGTTCTCCCACCtacag GTGCAATTATGTCTGCCATATATGAAGAAAAGAAGGATGAAGATGGATTTCTTTATGTCACTTACAGTGGTGAGAACACTTTTGGTTTCTAA